A stretch of uncultured Fusobacterium sp. DNA encodes these proteins:
- a CDS encoding DUF3100 domain-containing protein, whose amino-acid sequence MKNKNLPYLIIFSVIVILIAELIGFRVLSVGKFKIGLLPLLFALIITMVLAFNIFRKGIFGKVYSEENVNFAGKYLIIIMLPLMAKYGADVAPRLREILSIGWIFLIQELGNVGTVVIGLPIALLIGLRREAIGSTLGLGREGELAYISEKYTLNSDEGRGVLSMYIFGTLFGAIFFSVIAPIFLEIGFRVEALAIASGMGSASMMTAASSALAAIHPEKAEVIRAYAAASQLLTSFIGTFTMVFVAVPLQRFMYNKLTGGRK is encoded by the coding sequence ATGAAAAATAAAAATTTACCCTATCTAATTATCTTTTCTGTAATAGTTATTTTAATTGCTGAACTTATTGGTTTTAGAGTTCTTTCTGTGGGAAAATTTAAAATTGGTTTACTTCCACTATTATTTGCTCTAATTATCACTATGGTTTTAGCATTTAATATTTTTAGAAAAGGGATTTTTGGAAAAGTTTATAGCGAGGAAAATGTTAATTTTGCTGGGAAGTATTTAATAATTATAATGTTACCTCTTATGGCTAAATATGGTGCTGATGTAGCTCCTAGATTAAGAGAGATTCTTTCTATTGGATGGATATTCTTAATTCAAGAATTAGGAAATGTAGGTACTGTAGTTATAGGACTTCCAATTGCATTACTTATAGGACTTAGAAGAGAAGCTATTGGTTCTACTCTTGGACTTGGTAGAGAGGGAGAACTTGCATATATCTCTGAAAAATACACTTTAAACTCTGACGAAGGACGTGGAGTTCTTTCTATGTATATCTTTGGTACTCTTTTTGGAGCAATATTCTTTAGTGTTATCGCTCCTATATTCTTAGAGATTGGTTTTAGAGTAGAAGCACTTGCTATTGCTTCAGGAATGGGTTCTGCTAGTATGATGACCGCTGCTAGTTCAGCTCTTGCTGCTATTCATCCAGAAAAAGCTGAGGTAATAAGAGCTTATGCTGCTGCTAGCCAATTATTAACAAGTTTTATTGGAACATTCACTATGGTTTTTGTGGCAGTTCCACTACAAAGATTTATGTATAATAAGCTTACTGGAGGTAGAAAATAA